A stretch of DNA from Roseovarius faecimaris:
CAGCTTCGAGCTGGAGGTGGGCTCCTGGCTCTTCACCTTCAACTCGGGCTACTACATCGCCGCGGTAGTGATGCTGATCGCCTTCTACCTCTCGATCCGGATCTTCCGTTCGCCCTTCGGCATGATGCTGCGCGCGGTGAAATCCAACCAGCAGCGGATGAACTATACCGGGCTGAACTCCAAGCCCTATACCCTCGCCGCCTTTGTCATTTCGGGCATGTATGCCGGTCTTGCCGGTGGCCTGATGGTGGCAATGGACACGCAGGTGGGCCCGGAACGGATGTTCTGGACGGCCTCGGGCGAGGTGGTTCTGATGACCATCCTCGGCGGCGCCGGCACGCTGATCGGCCCAGTCCTGGGCGCAGGCATGATCAAATACATGGAAAACATCATTTCCAAGATCAACTCGAACATCCTGCATGAATGGTTCTACTGGATGCCCGACGGGATGGAGGATTTCGTGATCGCGATCATCTATCCCTTCATCGGCAAAGGCTGGCACCTGACGCTGGGTATTATCTTCATGCTTGTGGTGATCTTCCTGCCCGGTGGCCTTGTCGAAGGGGGACAGCGCATTCGCAAGCTGTTCTCCAAGAAGGCCAGCACCGGTGGCGACGACAAAGCCACACAATCCACGCCTGCGGAATAAGGAGACGGACCAATGGGAATCCTTGAGGTTAGCAACGTCAACAAGCGCTTCGGCGGTCTGCAGGCCCTGGGCGACGTGAACCTGAGCGTGCAGGACCAATCAGTGCACGCGATCATCGGCCCCAACGGGGCGGGCAAATCCACCCTGCTCAACTGCCTGGTGGGCAAGCTCATCCCCGATACCGGCTCGGTCATGTTCGACGGCCAGTCGGTGCTGGGACGCAAGCCCTATGAGATCAATCAGATGGGCATCTCCCGCGTGTTCCAGACCCCCGAGATCTTCGGCGATCTGACCGTGCTGGAAAACATGATGATCCCGATTTTCGCCAAGCGCGACGGGGCCTTCCGGATGCATGCCATCGAAAGCTCGAACAACGAGAGCGAAGTGATCGACCAGGCCATGGAGATGCTGGAAAGCCTGAACATGGCCGATGCCCGCAATGATCATGCCGCGGCGATGAGCCGGGGCAACAAGCGTCGGCTTGAGATCGGGATGTGTCTCGCCCAGAACCCGCGCCTGCTGCTTCTGGACGAGCCGACGGCCGGCATGGCGCGCGCCGACACCAACAACACCATCGATCTGTTGAAACAGATCAAGGACGAGCGCGACATCACCATCGCCATCATCGAACACGACATGCATGTGGTGTTCTCCCTCGCCGAACGGATCACCGTTCTGGCGCAGGGCACCCCGCTGGTGGAAGACACGCCCGACAATATCAAAGGCCATCCCAAGGTGCGCGAAGCGTATCTCGGCGAGAGCGCGTAAAGGAGACGAGCCATGAACGTCAAACCCGACTTCTCAAAGGGCCACAGCCACGCCGAAACCGCCCCCGCCTTCCTGTCGGTCTGGTCGCTTCAGGCGTATTACGGCGAAAGCTACATCGTCCAGGACATCAGCTTCAACGTGCATGAGGGCGAGATCCTCGCGCTGCTGGGCCGCAATGGCGCCGGCAAGACCACGACGCTGCGCTCGATTGCCCGGATGGACAACCCGCAGGTGCTGCATGGCGAGATCTGGCTGGATCACCAGCCGCTGCACAAGATGAAAAGCCATGAGGCCGCGGCTGTCGGCATTGGCCTCGTCCCCGAAGACCGCTGCATCATCCCCGGCCTCACGGTCGAGGAAAATCTGCAACTGGCGCAGATCGCCCCGCCCATCGGCTGGTCGCTGGATCGTCTTTACGAACTCTTCCCGCGCCTCGCTGAACGGCGCAAGCAGGAGGGCGTGACCCTTTCGGGCGGTGAGCAGCAGATGCTCGCCGTGGCCCGTGCCCTTGCCCGTGACATCAAGGTGCTGTTGCTGGACGAGCCTTACGAAGGGCTGGCCCCGGTCATCGTGGACGAGATCGAGAAAACCCTGCGCGTCATCAAGGAACAGGGCATCACCACGATCATCGTCGAACAGAACGCGATCCGCGCGCTGGAACTGGCCGACCGGGCGGTGATCCTTGACACCGGCGGCATTGTTTTCGACGGCACCGCCGCGGAAGTGCTTGAAAACGAAAGCCTGCGCGCCGAGTATCTGGCCATCTGATCACGCGTCTCCCCGCCGTTCGCGCGGCGGGGGCCTTTCTTCACTGCTACGACAAGGATGCCGACCATGTCCTCCAAAACCTATCCCCCTTCGTCAGAGTTTTCGTCCGGTGCGCATGTTGATGCGGGGCGGTATGAGGAGATGTATGCGGCGTCGCTGGCGGATCCGGAGGGGTTCTGGGCGGAGCAGGCCAAGCGGATCGACTGGATCAAGCCGTTCACCCGCGTGAAGGATGTGGATTTTTCCTTCGGCAATGTCTCGATCAAGTGGTTCGAGGATGGCACGCTCAACGTATCGGCCAACTGTATCGACCGGCATCTGGCCACGCGCGGCGACCAGACCGCGATCATCTTCGAGCCTGACGACCCGAACGAGCCCGCCCAGCACATCACCTACAAGGAGCTGCACGCCCAGGTCTGCAAGATGGCCAATGTGCTCAAGGCTCTCGGCGTGGGCAAGGGCGACCGGGTGGTGCTCTATCTGCCGATGATCCCCGAGGCGGCCTATGCGATGCTGGCCTGCACGCGGATCGGCGCCATTCACTCCATCGTCTTTGCCGGGTTCTCGCCTGATGCTCTGGGCGCGCGCGTCAATGGCTGTGACGCCAAGCTGGTGATCACCGCCGATCACGCCCCGCGCGGCGGCCGCATCACCAAGCTGAAGGACAATGTGAACCAGGCGCTGCTGAACGATTTTGACGAGGTCAAATGCCTTGTCGTCAAGCGCACCGGCGATCCGATCGCCTGGCGCAACGAGCTGGATTTCTGGTGGCATGAAGAAGCCGAGAAGGTTTCGGATGACTGCCCGCCCGAGGAGATGGGCGCCGAAGATCCGCTCTTCATCCTCTACACGTCAGGCTCCACCGGTCAGCCCAAGGGCGTGGTGCATACCACCGGCGGGTACCTCACCTATGCCGCCATGACCCATGAGATCACCTTCGACTATCATGACGGCGATATCTACTGGTGCACGGCCGATGTGGGCTGGGTCACGGGGCACAGCTATATCGTCTATGGCCCGCTGGCCAATGGCGCCACCACGCTGATGTTCGAAGGCGTGCCGACCTATCCGGATGCCTCCCGCTTCTGGCAGGTCTGCGAGAAGCACAAGGTGAACCAGTTCTACACCGCGCCGACCGCCCTGCGCGCGCTGATGGGCCAGGGCAACAGCTTTGTCGAGGCCTGCGATCTGAGCTCGCTGAAGGTGCTGGGCACGGTGGGGGAGCCGATCAACCCCGAGGCCTGGAACTGGTATAACGAGGTGGTGGGCCAGGGCCGCTGCCCGATCGTCGACACCTGGTGGCAGACCGAGACCGGCGGCCACCTGATGACCCCGCTGCCGGGCGCCCATGCGCTCAAGCCCGGGGCGGCGATGAAGCCCTTCTTTGGGGTGAAGCCCGTGGTGCTGGAGCCTGCGAGCGGCGAGATCATCGAGGGCAATGGCGTCGAGGGCGTGCTCTGCATTGCCGACAGCTGGCCCGGGCAGATGCGCACGGTCTGGGGCGATCACGAGCGCTTCATGAAGACCTATTTCGCCGATTACAAAGGCTATTACTTCACCGGCGACGGCTGCCGCCGCGACGAGGATGGCGACTACTGGATCACCGGCCGGGTCGATGACGTGATCAACGTCTCGGGCCACCGGATGGGCACGGCCGAGGTGGAAAGCGCGCTGGTCGCCCATTCCAAGGTCTCCGAGGCCGCCGTGGTGGGCTACCCGCATGCGATCAAGGGCCAGGGCATCTATTGCTACGTCACACTGATGGCCGGCGAAGAACCCTCGGACGAGCTGCGCCAGGAACTGCGCACCTGGGTCCGCCAGGAGATCGGCCCGATCGCGTCCCCCGACCTGATCCAGTGGGCCCCGGGCCTGCCGAAAACCCGCTCCGGCAAGATCATGCGCCGCATCCTGCGCAAAATCGCTGAAAACGACTACGCAACCCTCGGCGACACCTCCACCCTCGCCGACCCCTCCGTCGTCGATGACCTCATCGAAAACCGGATGAATAAGGCATAGCACTCCCTGTGGACGGTCGCTTCGGAGGCCGCACATACCTTGCGGGCCGGGTCATTCCCGGCTCGTTTTTTCTTTGCGCATAGCCAGGAACACGCCTGCCCCCGCCACCGCCATCCCGAGCCAGGCCAGCGGCGGCATCACCTCGCCCAGCAGCGCCCAGGCGACAAGCGCCGCGCCGGGCGGGACGAGAAACAGCAGCGCTGAAACCCGCGCCACATCGCCCGCCCGGATCATCGCCAGCAACAGCCCCACCGCGATGACCGAATTACCGATGACAAGATAGGCCAGCGCCGCCCCGAATTCCCATGTCCAGTGCACCTGCATGTCTTCGAGCAGCAGCATTGCCGGCACGATCCCCACAAGACCCGCCGCATACCCGACCAGATTGGCCGTGACCGGGTGGTGGCTGAGGCCAAAGCGTTTCTCCCAGAGCGAGCCGCCGGTGATCCCCGCCAGCCCGAGAAAGGCAAACACAAATCCGATCAGGCTCGGCGTTTCGATGCTGAGCCGGGCCGAAATGACCAGACCTGCCCCGGCCAGCCCGAGACCAAGCCCAAGCCATTGCCGACCGCCCACCCTCTCTCCGTTCCAGCGTGGCACGATCAGCGCCACGAGGACCGGTTGCAGTGACATCAGCAACGCCACCGTCCCTGCCGCCACGCCCGCGTGAAAGGCAATGTAGGACATGCCGAAATACACCGCCTGAATCAGGAACCCGACCATGGCCAGATGCCCCCATTCCGCGCGGGTTTTCGGAACCGGCGGGCGCAACACGATAAAGATCGCGCCCATGACCACCACAACGACCCCGAACCGAAGCGCCAGAAGCGTCAAGGGCCCGGTATAGTGCAGCCCGAGCTTGGCCACAGCATAGCCGCCCGACCAAAGGCAGAGAAAAATGACAGGCGCAAAGGCCAGCCAGAGCGGGCGGGATGCGGGCACGCAGATCGTCCTTCTTGACGCAATCGCGCTCACGGTGGCGCAAGCCGTGACCATGTGCAATCCGCTTTCACCTCTTTCTTGGATCAATCGTATTATCAATGATTTGCGAGGCGTTCTTGATACAGAGACGCCCGTTTGCGACATGGCGTCGCAAACCGGCAAGACAGGCCCGCAGCGCCTGACCACCCTTGGCGGGTTCACCTGCGCCAGGAAAGTCATGACAGAGCTCAGCCAAAAGGACATCTATAGCCCGCCGATGCGGGCGATCCACGGCATTTTATGTGTCGAGATCGCCATGGTGTTCTATGCCGTGCAGGACGCGATGATGAAATCGCTGCTCGAGACCTATTCGGTCTGGATGCTGATCTTCTTTCGCGCGCTAGTCTCGGTGATCATCCTGAGCCCGATCATCCTCTGGCTCGGGGCCCCCTATCGCATTCTCACGCCGCTCTGGCCCATTCACGCGGTGCGCGGCGCGCTTTTTGCCATTGCCTTTGCGCTGTTCTATGCCGCCTTCCCCTTCATGGGGCTGGCCGAGGTTGTGACGATCTTTTTCTCGGCCCCGCTTTTTACCGCGATTCTGGCCGCGCTCTGGCTGAAGGAGACGATCGGGCCGCATCGCGCGGGCGCTCTGATTGTCGGCTTCATCGGCATTCTTATCGCGATGAACCCCACGGGCGACAGCTTCACCTGGGTGGCGCTGCTGCCTCTGGGTACGGCGGTGATGTACGCGGTCAGTCAGGTGCTGGCGCGGATCATCGGCGACCGCGAAACTACGCTGACAGTGGGCCTTCACACGCTGTTTTTCTCAGGGCTGGCGATCTTGCCCTTCGGCTGGCTGGTGGCGCAGATTGTCGGCGGCAATCCCGAGTTCCGGCACCTTGATTTCAACTTCTTCAGCCAGTTCTGGGCCGGCTGGGATATCCTGATCTTCATGGGCGCAATCGGCATGGTCGGCTATGTGCTTCTGGGGCGGGCCTATCAGGTGGCCCCGGCGAGCCTGATCGCGCCGTTCGACTATACCTACCTGCCCATTGCCGTGGCGCTTGGTTATTTCCTGTTTGACGAGGTGCCGCCACAGACCACAATCCTCGGCATGGGACTGATCATCCTGAGCGGGCTTTATCTGGGTTATCGCGAAATCCGCGCGCTCCGGAAAACCGAAGAGCCCGCCATCGTGGCCGAAACGACCTTTGTTCCGGGCAATCCGCTGCCCGCGCAGGTGACGGACGAATACGAGGCGCCCGATCAACCGGGGTCAAGATGAGCACACTCACCGCGACCTCCCCCGATGTGGCCCGGACCCAGGGAATGCTGCTGGTGTTTCTGGCGGGTGTTCTTTGGTCCACGGTAGGATTGGGCATAAGGCTGATCGAGGAGGCGCAGGTCTGGCAAATCCTGATTTACCGGTCTGCCGCGCTCTCTCTTCTGCTCTTTGTCGTGATCCGCCTGCGGTCGGGTCGGAATCCCTTTGCACTGGCGCGCCGGGCGGGCTGGATCGGGTTTCTCGGGGCGGTGTCGCTGGTCGCGGCCTATTCCGGCGGGATTTACGCCATTCAGACAACCTCCGTCGCCAATGCGATGCTGCTTTTTGCCAGCGCGCCGTTCATGACCGCGATCCTGGGCCTTCTGATCTTGCGCGAACGGGTCCGCTGGCAGACATGGGCCGCCATTGCGCTGGCCATCGCCGGGATCACTGTGATGGTCTGGGACAAATCGGGCGCCACCCAATGGTCCGGCAATCTGGCCGCTCTTGGGTCTGCCTTCGGCTTTGCGGTCTTTACCATCACGCTCCGGATCAATCGCGCAGGCGAAACCCTTCCGATTGTCTTTCTGTCCGGCATTATCGGCATTCCGATCATGATCCTGATCTGCACCGCCTCGGGCCTGCCGCTTCTGATCACCCCGCGCGACACCTCCATCGCTCTGGCGATGGGCATGTTCCAGGTCGGCGCGGGGCTCGTCCTCTATACGCTGGGTTCCAGATCCGTTCCAGCGGTGGAACTGACGCTGCTGTCACTGGCCGAGGTGGTCCTCGCGCCGTTCTGGGTCTGGCTGGTGATCGGCGAGGTGCCCAGCCACTTCACCATAATCGGCGGGGCGATCCTGCTTTTGGCCATCATCGGCAATGCCGTCACCGGCATCCGCCGCAAACCGCCCATCCTGCCCGGATAGGCGCGCGGCCGGGGTTTCCCTGATTTGCCTCACGATTGCCTGAAAGACGGCATACAACCAGACGAAATGCCCGCTTTTCTAAGGCCAAGCCATGGCCTATAAGCGGTGAAAACGAATTGCGGTGACGATACGTCATCCCTCTCTTGCCTGTCGAGGAACCTCATGCCCAAAACCAACCACGAGTCGGATGTTGCTTTCATCAAAGCGCTGGCGGAATTGCTCAACGAGAACGAGCTGACCGAACTTCAGGTCAAGCGTGAATATGGCGAAAACGACAGCCTGAACGTGCGCGTGAGCCGCCGTCAGGACGTCGCGGCACAGGTTGCCCTGCCCGCTGCGGCCCCGGTCGCGGCGGCAGCACCCGCAGCAGCGGCCCCGGCGGCAAGTGCGGCAGAGCCTGCCGCCCCCGCCGACGATCCCGCCAACCACCCCGGCGCGGTCACCTCGCCCATGGTCGGCACCGTCTATATGCAGGCCGAACCCGGCGCGCCCTCTTTCGTGAGCGTGGGCGATCAGGTCTCCGAAGGGGATACGCTTCTCATCGTGGAAGCGATGAAAACCATGAACCACATCCCCGCCCCGCGCAGCGGCACCGTCAAGCGTATCCTGATCGAGGATGGCGCGGCGGTCGAGTTTGGCTCTCCCCTGATGATCATCGAATAAGGCGGGCTGGCCGATGTTCGAAAAAATCCTCGTTGCCAACCGTGGTGAAATTGCCCTGCGCGTGATCCGCGCCGCGCGTGAGATGGGCATCCGCTCTGTCGCCGTCCATTCGACCGCCGACAGTGACGCGATGCATGTGCGCATGGCTGATGAAAGCGTCTGCATCGGCCCGCCGCCGGGTGTGGACAGCTATTTGTCCATCCCCGCGATCATCGCCGCCTGCGAAGTGACCGGCGCACAGGCGATCCACCCCGGTTACGGCTTTCTCAGCGAAAACGCCAATTTCGTGCAGATCGTCGAGGATCACGGGCTCAGCTTCATCGGCCCCACGGCCGAACATATCCGCATCATGGGCGACAAGATCACCGCCAAGGACACAATGAAGAAGCTTGGCGTGCCTTGCGTGCCCGGCTCCGATGGCGGTGTTGCGAACCTTGCAGAAGCGAAAAAACTGGCCGGAGAGATGGGCTATCCCGTCATCGTCAAGGCCACGGCGGGCGGCGGCGGCCGCGGGATGAAAGTGGCCGAGAGCGCAGAGAAGCTTGAAAGCGCCTTCATGACCGCACGCTCCGAGGCCAAATCGGCCTTCGGCAATGACGAGGTCTATATCGAGAAATACCTCACCACGCCCCGCCATATCGAGATCCAGGTCTTCGGCGATGGCAAGGGCCAGGCCGTGCATCTGGGCGAGCGTGACTGCTCTCTTCAGCGCCGCCACCAGAAAGTCCTCGAAGAGGCCCCCGGCCCCGTCATCACCGACGAAGAGCGCGCGCGTATCGGCAAAATCTGCGCCGACGCTGTGGCACAGATCAACTATGCCGGCGCCGGCACGATCGAATTTCTTTATGAAAACGGCGAATTCTACTTCATCGAGATGAACACCCGGCTTCAGGTCGAACATCCGGTGACCGAAGCGATCTTTGGCGTCGACCTCGTGCGCGAGCAGATCCGTGTCGCCGAAGGGCTGCCCATGTCCTTCACGCAGGACGATCTTTCGATCAACGGGCACGCCATCGAGGTGCGCATCAACGCCGAAAAACTTCCCGAATTTTCGCCGCGCCCCGGCACGATCAGCCAGTTTCACGCGCCCGGCGGTCTGGGGGTGCGCATGGATTCCGCACTCTATGACGGCTACAAGATCCCGCCCTATTACGACAGCCTCATTGCCAAGCTCATCGTGCATGGCCGCGACCGGCCCGAGGCGCTCGCCCGGCTCAACCGCGCCCTGTCCGAGCTGATCGTCGACGGGATCGACACCACGGTGCCGCTGTTTCACGCGCTTTTGCAAGAACCCGATATTCATTCCGGCAATTACAACATCCACTGGCTGGAGCACTGGCTGGAAACCAATCTTCGCGAGTGAGGGATCGCACCGCGCCACGCCATGAGTGACGATGACCATAGTCTGACGCCACAACTGCTGCTGCAAGGGTATGCGCAGGGTGTCTTTCCCATGGCCGAGTCGCGCGAAGACCCCTCGGTGTTCTGGGTCGACCCAAGTGACCGGGGCATTCTGCCGCTCGACGGGTTTCACATCTCCCGCTCTCTGGCCCGGCGTATGCGGCGCGGCGGCTATGACATCACGCTGAACCAGTGCTTTGATGAGGTGGTGCTGGCCTGTGCCGACCGTCAGGACACCTGGATCAATGCGCAGATATTCGATCTTTACAGGCAATTGCATGCGCTTGGGCATGCGCATTCGCTGGAAATCTGGCACGACGATGCGTTGATTGGCGGGGTTTACGGTGTCGCGCTGGGGGCTGCGTTCTTTGGCGAAAGCATGTTTTCCCGGGCCACCGATGGCTCAAAGCTGGCGCTCACGCATCTTGTGGATCACCTGCGGTGCTGCGACTTCCACCTCTTCGATACGCAATTCATCACCGGACATCTGGCCAGCCTTGGCGCTGTCGAAATCCCCCGCCGCAGCTATCATGCGCTCCTGCGCCCTGCGCTGCAATTGCCCGCCGACATCCTGTCCCGGCCGCTGGACACGAACCCTCAGGGTGTCTTGCAGCGCATGACCCAGACATCATAGCGTGGATGTTCCAGCGCGTTCAGCGCGGGCGACGAGGCAATCATCCAACCTTCGAAAACCGGCCCCGATGCGCCCTCTTCCGCAATGGTGACAAACGCATAGGCATCGCCCGTCGGATTGCCAGCCGGAAACCGGCATTCGCGCAGATGCACTTTCAGGCGGCCGATCTCGTAAATCCCGTTATTGTCGATGTCCATATCGGTGACCTGACCATCAACCTTGTCAAGCCAGCGCAGCTTGGCACCGGTCCCGGTGGCGACCTGCTGCGCCGCGGCGGCCTGCCCCGTCAGAAGCAGCGCCAGCAGCGCCCAGCGGATCATTCGGCCGCCTCGGACTCGCCACCATCCCCGGCGACAAATTTCATCAGCAGCGAAATCAGGCTGATCGACCCTTGGGTGAATTCGATCTCATCCCCTGCCGCCAGTGCAAAAGGCGAACCGCCAGGCAGGATTTCCACGAAATTGCCGCCCAAAAGCCCCTCGGAGCTGACCGCCACCGCGCTGTCATCTGGCACGTCGATGCCCTCTCGCACGGTGAAAAGGGTGTTGGCGCGATAGGTCTCGGGGTCAAGCTCGATCGAGGTGACGCGCCCCACCTTGACGCCTGCAAGGCGCACATCCGTCCCCACATCCACACCATCAGCGCTACGGAAACTGGCCATCAACGGATATTCCGTCTGCCCGGTCGTAATGCCGGTCATCTGGCCTGCATAGATCAGAAAACCGACCGCAGCGGCCAGCACCGCCCCGCCGACGATGACTTCAGTGGTGTTCTCCGACATGTGTCCGCCCTATTCCGGCTGCCAGGCCTCGTAATCGGCCCGATCGGCCGGGGCCCCCTTGCGGATCGATCCGGCAGGCGCATAGGCCAGCGCCGTACCGGTCAGGTTGTCCTGATGCGGTTTTTCCCAGGCCTTGCGCGGCAGGGGCGCTTCGGTGGGCGGTGCATCGAACGTATGGTGCAGCCAGCCATGCCATTCCGGGCTCACCCGGCTGGCCTCGGCTTCGCCGTTGAACATGACCCAGCGGCGGCTGTCATCATGGGTGCGGAAATAGACATTGCCCTGATCGTCCTCACCGACCTTCACGCCCTTGCGCCAGCTCCAGAGCTGGGTGTTGAGCGTGGCCCCGTCCCACCAGGTAAAGGCGCGCAAAACGGTTCTGAAAAGTCCCATGAAAGCCTCCGGCATTTATCGGATTCAGATATGGCGTATCCGGGCGAAAAGGTCCAGCGCAGAGGCGCTCTGAGTGGCAAGGTGCGCCATAATGCGCACCTGTCGCAGCATCAGCTCGCGCTCGTGCCTTCCTTCTTGGTGTCCGCATAGATCATCAGCGGGGCCGCGTCCGAATTCGCCGCCTCCTCGTTGACGACCACTTCCTCAACCGTATCCATCCCCGGCAGGTCGAACATCGTGTCCAGAAGAATGCTCTCCAGGATCGAGCGCAGCCCGCGCGCACCGGTCTTGCGCTCGATGGCGCGCTTGGCAATGGCGCTCAGCGCATCTTCGGTAAAGGTCAGCTGCACGTCTTCCAGTTCGAACAACCGCTGATACTGTTTGACCAGCGCG
This window harbors:
- a CDS encoding NADH:ubiquinone oxidoreductase subunit NDUFA12, producing MGLFRTVLRAFTWWDGATLNTQLWSWRKGVKVGEDDQGNVYFRTHDDSRRWVMFNGEAEASRVSPEWHGWLHHTFDAPPTEAPLPRKAWEKPHQDNLTGTALAYAPAGSIRKGAPADRADYEAWQPE